A region from the Hippoglossus hippoglossus isolate fHipHip1 chromosome 18, fHipHip1.pri, whole genome shotgun sequence genome encodes:
- the rela gene encoding transcription factor p65 isoform X2: MEVYRWDMTTLNPGPFIEIIEQPKPRGMRFRYKCEGRSAGSIPGEKSNDTTKTHPAIKVHNYSGPLRVRISLVTKNAPHKPHPHELVGKDCKHGYYEADLQERRIHSFQNLGIQCVKKKDVTEAITCRLQTNNNPFNIPDAKVWEEEFDLNSVRLCLQASITLSTGEQFPLEPVVSQPIYDNRAPNTAELKICRVNRNSGSCKGGDEIFLLCDKVQKEDIEVRFFQDSWEGKGTFSQADVHRQVAIVFRTPPYRDSNLTEPIRVKMQLRRPSDREVSEPMDFQYLPSDPDEYRLTEKRKRTGDMFQSLKLGPMLSSVSIPQDRRHISTARRTVTAKPPSMNAQAAAVVPSGASAGKSQPSYLFNQPGQLFTVQPKVEASPSISAVTTSQTWKIMESLSLGNQPKATLVANFSMSQPQSSSTSTTTSAANPDYSTVNLSDLHEFFPNISSAMAQEPSASLGSTASSQANSSYTLQSSHFRVDAPLDDDIPEFPSFSEAQAPGTLDSLNMDDFVDLLNPRLMSEIGNCTSMLAQASCQQAPSSSSTVAQNTSDPASNPGSTWMNYPNSIVTLLQNEGSNVASNNIHHQVPVLDELDELMSADEDRLISILNSESHVGFVTGHPS, encoded by the exons TGTATAGATGGGACATGACGACACTCAACCCAG GCCCCTTCATAGAGATTATTGAGCAGCCAAAGCCAAGGGGCATGAGGTTCAGGTATAAGTGTGAAGGACGTTCAGCCGGCAGCATCCCCGGAGAGAAGAGCAACGACACCACTAAGACTCACCCAGCCATCAAG GTGCACAACTACAGCGGCCCCTTGCGTGTGCGCATTTCGCTGGTGACAAAGAATGCGCCGCACAAGCCTCACCCCCACGAACTGGTCGGGAAGGACTGCAAACATGGCTACTACGAGGCTGACCTGCAGGAGAGACGAATACACAG ttttcagaACCTGGGCATACAGTGTGTGAAGAAGAAGGATGTGACTGAGGCCATCACTTGCAGGCTGCAGACCAATAATAACCCCTTCAACA TTCCAGACGCGAAGGTTTGGGAAGAGGAGTTTGACCTGAATTCAGTGCGGCTTTGCTTGCAGGCCTCCATCACTCTGTCTACAGGGGAGCAGTTTCCTTTGGAGCCTGTGGTGTCGCAGCCCATTTACGACAACA GAGCCCCAAACACAGCTGAGCTGAAGATCTGCAGAGTCAACCGCAACTCTGGAAGCTGCAAGGGAGGGGACGAAATCTTTCTGTTGTGTGACAAAGTGCAAAAAG AGGACATCGAGGTGCGTTTCTTCCAGGACTCTTGGGAGGGAAAGGGCACTTTCTCCCAGGCCGACGTCCACAGGCAGGTGGCCATCGTGTTCCGCACACCTCCCTATCGCGACTCTAATCTCACCGAGCCcatcagagtgaagatgcagctCCGCCGGCCCTCTGATCGCGAGGTCAGCGAGCCAATGGACTTCCAGTACCTGCCTTCTGACCCAG ATGAATACAGACTgactgagaagaggaagcgCACAGGAGACATGTTCCAGAGCCTGAAGCTGGGACCCATGTTGTCTAGTG TGTCCATTCCACAAGATAGACGGCACATAAGCACAGCACGGAGAACAGTCACTGCCAAGCCTCCGTCTATGAACGCACAAGCTG CAGCTGTGGTGCCCTCTGGTGCCAGTGCAGGGAAATCTCAGCCCTCCTACTTATTCAATCAGCCGGGTCAGCTCTTCACAGTCCAGCCCAAGGTAGAGGCCTCCCCCTCCATCTCAGCTGTGACTACAAGCCAAACATGGAAGATCATGGAGAGCCTGAGCCTGGGCAACCAGCCCAAAGCCACACTAGTGGCCAACTTCTCAATGAGCCAGCCACAATCTTCCTCCACCTCTACCACCACCTCCGCTGCCAACCCGGACTACTCAACCGTAAACCTGTCTGATCTGCATGAATTCTTCCCCAACATTTCCTCCGCCATGGCCCAGGAGCCTTCCGCTTCTCTGGGTAGCACGGCGTCCTCGCAGGCCAACAGCTCCTATACCCTCCAGAGCTCTCATTTCCGTGTGGACGCACCACTGGATGATGATATCCCAGAGTTCCCTAGCTTTTCTGAAGCTCAGGCCCCAGGCACCCTGGACAGCCTAAACATGGATGACTTTGTGGACCTTCTGAACCCCCGCCTCATGAGCGAGATTGGAAATTGCACCTCGATGTTGGCTCAGGCTTCATGCCAACAGGCCCcttccagctcctccactgTTGCCCAGAACACTTCTGACCCCGCCAGCAACCCAGGAAGCACTTGGATGAATTACCCCAACAGCATCGTCACCCTGCTCCAGAACGAGGGCTCAAATGTCGCATCCAACAACATCCACCATCAAGTTCCTGTACTGGATGAGTTGGATGAGTTGATGTCCGCTGACGAGGATCGTCTTATTTCCATTCTCAACAGCGAAAGCCATGTTGGGTTTGTGACAGGACACCCCAGTTAA
- the rela gene encoding transcription factor p65 isoform X1, producing MEVYRWDMTTLNPAGPFIEIIEQPKPRGMRFRYKCEGRSAGSIPGEKSNDTTKTHPAIKVHNYSGPLRVRISLVTKNAPHKPHPHELVGKDCKHGYYEADLQERRIHSFQNLGIQCVKKKDVTEAITCRLQTNNNPFNIPDAKVWEEEFDLNSVRLCLQASITLSTGEQFPLEPVVSQPIYDNRAPNTAELKICRVNRNSGSCKGGDEIFLLCDKVQKEDIEVRFFQDSWEGKGTFSQADVHRQVAIVFRTPPYRDSNLTEPIRVKMQLRRPSDREVSEPMDFQYLPSDPDEYRLTEKRKRTGDMFQSLKLGPMLSSVSIPQDRRHISTARRTVTAKPPSMNAQAAAVVPSGASAGKSQPSYLFNQPGQLFTVQPKVEASPSISAVTTSQTWKIMESLSLGNQPKATLVANFSMSQPQSSSTSTTTSAANPDYSTVNLSDLHEFFPNISSAMAQEPSASLGSTASSQANSSYTLQSSHFRVDAPLDDDIPEFPSFSEAQAPGTLDSLNMDDFVDLLNPRLMSEIGNCTSMLAQASCQQAPSSSSTVAQNTSDPASNPGSTWMNYPNSIVTLLQNEGSNVASNNIHHQVPVLDELDELMSADEDRLISILNSESHVGFVTGHPS from the exons TGTATAGATGGGACATGACGACACTCAACCCAG CAGGCCCCTTCATAGAGATTATTGAGCAGCCAAAGCCAAGGGGCATGAGGTTCAGGTATAAGTGTGAAGGACGTTCAGCCGGCAGCATCCCCGGAGAGAAGAGCAACGACACCACTAAGACTCACCCAGCCATCAAG GTGCACAACTACAGCGGCCCCTTGCGTGTGCGCATTTCGCTGGTGACAAAGAATGCGCCGCACAAGCCTCACCCCCACGAACTGGTCGGGAAGGACTGCAAACATGGCTACTACGAGGCTGACCTGCAGGAGAGACGAATACACAG ttttcagaACCTGGGCATACAGTGTGTGAAGAAGAAGGATGTGACTGAGGCCATCACTTGCAGGCTGCAGACCAATAATAACCCCTTCAACA TTCCAGACGCGAAGGTTTGGGAAGAGGAGTTTGACCTGAATTCAGTGCGGCTTTGCTTGCAGGCCTCCATCACTCTGTCTACAGGGGAGCAGTTTCCTTTGGAGCCTGTGGTGTCGCAGCCCATTTACGACAACA GAGCCCCAAACACAGCTGAGCTGAAGATCTGCAGAGTCAACCGCAACTCTGGAAGCTGCAAGGGAGGGGACGAAATCTTTCTGTTGTGTGACAAAGTGCAAAAAG AGGACATCGAGGTGCGTTTCTTCCAGGACTCTTGGGAGGGAAAGGGCACTTTCTCCCAGGCCGACGTCCACAGGCAGGTGGCCATCGTGTTCCGCACACCTCCCTATCGCGACTCTAATCTCACCGAGCCcatcagagtgaagatgcagctCCGCCGGCCCTCTGATCGCGAGGTCAGCGAGCCAATGGACTTCCAGTACCTGCCTTCTGACCCAG ATGAATACAGACTgactgagaagaggaagcgCACAGGAGACATGTTCCAGAGCCTGAAGCTGGGACCCATGTTGTCTAGTG TGTCCATTCCACAAGATAGACGGCACATAAGCACAGCACGGAGAACAGTCACTGCCAAGCCTCCGTCTATGAACGCACAAGCTG CAGCTGTGGTGCCCTCTGGTGCCAGTGCAGGGAAATCTCAGCCCTCCTACTTATTCAATCAGCCGGGTCAGCTCTTCACAGTCCAGCCCAAGGTAGAGGCCTCCCCCTCCATCTCAGCTGTGACTACAAGCCAAACATGGAAGATCATGGAGAGCCTGAGCCTGGGCAACCAGCCCAAAGCCACACTAGTGGCCAACTTCTCAATGAGCCAGCCACAATCTTCCTCCACCTCTACCACCACCTCCGCTGCCAACCCGGACTACTCAACCGTAAACCTGTCTGATCTGCATGAATTCTTCCCCAACATTTCCTCCGCCATGGCCCAGGAGCCTTCCGCTTCTCTGGGTAGCACGGCGTCCTCGCAGGCCAACAGCTCCTATACCCTCCAGAGCTCTCATTTCCGTGTGGACGCACCACTGGATGATGATATCCCAGAGTTCCCTAGCTTTTCTGAAGCTCAGGCCCCAGGCACCCTGGACAGCCTAAACATGGATGACTTTGTGGACCTTCTGAACCCCCGCCTCATGAGCGAGATTGGAAATTGCACCTCGATGTTGGCTCAGGCTTCATGCCAACAGGCCCcttccagctcctccactgTTGCCCAGAACACTTCTGACCCCGCCAGCAACCCAGGAAGCACTTGGATGAATTACCCCAACAGCATCGTCACCCTGCTCCAGAACGAGGGCTCAAATGTCGCATCCAACAACATCCACCATCAAGTTCCTGTACTGGATGAGTTGGATGAGTTGATGTCCGCTGACGAGGATCGTCTTATTTCCATTCTCAACAGCGAAAGCCATGTTGGGTTTGTGACAGGACACCCCAGTTAA
- the c18h11orf68 gene encoding UPF0696 protein C11orf68 homolog, producing MEEEEAPVDGEVETTFAAETYAAESMAADLDPWNVFDSRKTPRSEFEGWLETNRPSQVYRFGDEEGGGSPVGWIAVLGPEHGPTGSDVMGLQESWEKLLGSGRSVSFETVKELALNHGVLSGKWLMHLDSGFKLDHAWECVARATLDGKISMVKVSAFDPKGDPQQVICCYNQNFTDESDVIRLDSAIRATGVKCSLSYKPDVYTHLGIYRRNRWKLCPTIYDSKFDLECVPRRSHIINKVTNLEVT from the coding sequence atggaggaggaagaggcccCGGTCGATGGCGAGGTGGAAACCACCTTTGCCGCGGAGACCTACGCCGCTGAGTCCATGGCCGCAGATCTGGACCCCTGGAATGTGTTCGACTCCAGAAAAACGCCCAGGTCCGAGTTTGAGGGCTGGCTGGAGACCAACAGGCCCTCGCAAGTGTATAGATTCGGCGACGAGGAAGGCGGTGGCAGCCCCGTGGGGTGGATCGCCGTGCTGGGCCCGGAACACGGCCCCACTGGTTCTGATGTGATGGGTCTCCAGGAGAGCTGGGAGAAACTGTTGGGCAGTGGCCGGTCTGTCTCCTTCGAGACAGTGAAGGAGCTGGCCCTAAACCACGGGGTCCTCTCAGGCAAGTGGCTAATGCACTTGGACTCTGGTTTTAAGTTGGACCATGCATGGGAGTGTGTGGCCAGAGCAACCCTGGATGGTAAGATCTCCATGGTTAAAGTCAGTGCCTTCGATCCCAAGGGAGATCCCCAGCAGGTCATATGCTGCTATAACCAGAACTTCACTGATGAGAGCGATGTTATAAGGCTGGACTCTGCCATCCGTGCCACAGGGGTCAAGTGCTCCCTCTCCTACAAGCCAGACGTGTACACACACCTGGGAATCTACCGCAGAAACCGCTGGAAGCTCTGCCCAACCATTTACGACAGCAAATTTGACCTGGAGTGCGTACCGAGGCGCTCCCACATCATCAACAAAGTCACCAATCTTGAAGTAACATAA